The Cygnus atratus isolate AKBS03 ecotype Queensland, Australia chromosome 2, CAtr_DNAZoo_HiC_assembly, whole genome shotgun sequence genome window below encodes:
- the TMEM158 gene encoding transmembrane protein 158, which yields MLPLLLPALLAACLPPCQGWSPSAAAGGQEEQEQELFLPPANSSSRSLAGLEMDLDGATSKEEGSTASPGTPAAASQEPFPSAPTSSGQQQQQQQQQQRPQPQGQPQPAEDPHCNISVQRQMLSSLLVRWSRPLGIQCDLLLFSTNSHGRAFFSAAFHRVGPPLLIEHLGLAAGGAQQDLRLCVGCSWVRGRRVGRLRGAAPQPPAASSSSSSSSSSSSSSSSSSSLSYPPAAEPGQYWLQGEPLNFCCLDFSLEELKGEPGWRMNRKPIESTLVACFMTLVIIVWSVAALIWPVPIIAGFLPNGMEQRRSTSTAATAAAAAK from the coding sequence ATGCTGCCGCTGCTCCTCCCGGCACTGCTGGCCGCCTGCCTGCCACCCTGccagggctggagcccctcGGCGGCTGCCGgcgggcaggaggagcaggagcaagaGCTCTTCTTGCCCCCCGCCAACTCCTCCTCCCGCTCCTTGGCCGGCCTCGAGATGGACCTCGACGGGGCAACGAGCaaggaggaaggcagcaccGCCAGCCCGGGCACGCCGGCTGCCGCTAGCCAAGagcctttcccttctgctcccacctcctccgggcagcagcaacagcaacagcagcagcagcagcggcccCAGCCGCAGGGGCAGCCGCAGCCCGCCGAGGACCCGCACTGCAATATCAGCGTGCAGCGGCAGATGCTGAGCTCGCTGCTGGTGCGCTGGAGCCGCCCGCTGGGCATCCAGTGCGacctcctgctcttctccacCAACAGCCACGGGCGGGCCTTCTTCTCCGCCGCCTTCCACCGCGTGGGGCCGCCGCTGCTCATCGAGCACCTGGGGCTGGCGGCCGGCGGCGCCCAGCAGGACTTGCGCCTCTGCgtgggctgcagctgggtgcGGGGCAGGAGGGTCGGGCGGCTGCGGGGCGCCGCGCCTCAGCCCCCTGCCGcctcctcttcatcctcctcctcctcctcctcctcatcctcctcctcctcctcgtcgtcGCTCTCCTACCCGCCGGCGGCGGAGCCCGGCCAGTACTGGCTGCAGGGCGAGCCGCTGAATTTCTGCTGCCTGGAtttcagcctggaggagctgaaggGGGAGCCGGGCTGGCGGATGAACCGTAAGCCCATCGAGTCCACCCTGGTGGCTTGTTTCATGACTCTGGTCATCATCGTGTGGAGCGTGGCCGCCCTCATCTGGCCGGTGCCCATCATCGCCGGCTTCCTGCCCAACGGCATGGAGCAGCGCCGCAGCACCAgcaccgccgccaccgccgccgccgccgccaagTAG